In the genome of Leptospira congkakensis, one region contains:
- a CDS encoding energy transducer TonB — protein sequence MNRIAELWDLLKVSIKQNKERLFHICLIGSLFLHTATYAGYKISQLRGDEVLEESNFEDVDVSFEEIPPELIGGTSSPAPIEKQEWVEGSNKDKADEPDNSDINPNQLSGNGTDKDGYLFSFNGDKMPTAIIDFDLREYFPPQAKAANIVEKQVVLLVQVNEDGTLQSAKIVSGRVGYGFEEAAMKLIKRVRFSPGYVQGQPKKMAHRLPILFSLED from the coding sequence ATGAACCGTATCGCGGAATTATGGGATTTATTAAAAGTTTCCATCAAACAAAACAAAGAACGTTTGTTTCACATTTGTTTGATCGGAAGTTTGTTTCTCCATACCGCAACTTACGCTGGTTACAAGATAAGCCAATTACGTGGAGATGAAGTTCTTGAAGAATCTAACTTCGAAGATGTTGATGTTAGTTTTGAAGAAATTCCTCCTGAACTAATTGGTGGTACATCTTCCCCTGCGCCCATAGAAAAACAAGAATGGGTGGAAGGTAGTAACAAAGACAAGGCAGATGAACCAGACAACTCTGATATCAACCCGAACCAACTCTCTGGTAATGGAACTGATAAAGATGGGTATTTGTTTTCATTCAATGGAGACAAAATGCCTACTGCAATCATTGACTTTGATTTAAGAGAATATTTTCCTCCACAAGCCAAAGCTGCCAATATCGTAGAGAAACAAGTTGTTTTACTTGTTCAAGTGAATGAAGATGGAACTTTACAATCAGCAAAAATAGTTTCTGGTCGAGTTGGATACGGATTTGAAGAGGCTGCTATGAAACTCATCAAACGAGTTCGTTTTAGTCCAGGTTATGTTCAAGGACAACCGAAAAAGATGGCACATCGACTGCCTATTTTGTTTTCCTTAGAAGACTAA
- a CDS encoding MotA/TolQ/ExbB proton channel family protein, whose translation MQEYVEIGEELIFIAMAVASVIALAVFAERLIYYKKSLGKKNEDYLTEVRTSLQEEPEIHWKTDAGEESIYTRFLQFALKQLKLGRRGLDESLDGQILSEKLELEKRLPILNTLGNNAPFIGLLGTVLGVIKAFYGLGTLGSSGAEVVMRSISTALLATAAGLAVAIPVVMANNYFSRKSKVILQNLEILKKELLAYQMNKTKV comes from the coding sequence ATGCAAGAGTATGTAGAAATAGGTGAGGAATTAATCTTTATCGCAATGGCAGTTGCGAGTGTGATCGCATTGGCAGTATTTGCAGAAAGATTAATTTACTATAAAAAATCCTTAGGTAAAAAAAACGAAGACTACTTAACTGAAGTTAGAACATCACTACAAGAAGAACCAGAGATTCACTGGAAAACAGATGCCGGCGAAGAGTCCATTTACACAAGATTCCTTCAATTTGCTCTCAAACAATTAAAGTTAGGGAGAAGAGGACTTGATGAAAGTTTAGATGGTCAAATTCTATCAGAAAAATTGGAACTTGAAAAACGTTTGCCGATCCTAAACACTCTCGGTAACAACGCTCCGTTTATCGGACTCCTAGGAACTGTATTAGGTGTTATTAAAGCATTCTATGGTTTAGGAACTTTAGGAAGTTCTGGAGCAGAAGTGGTAATGCGTTCCATTTCAACGGCTCTACTCGCAACAGCAGCCGGTCTTGCGGTAGCGATTCCCGTGGTAATGGCAAACAACTATTTTTCTAGAAAGTCTAAGGTAATTTTACAGAATTTAGAAATTCTGAAAAAAGAACTACTTGCTTATCAAATGAATAAGACAAAGGTATAA
- a CDS encoding PLDc N-terminal domain-containing protein: METTFATPSFWTYFIGSYAYYLPFVLTMVWAPLALFGLSKQKGMDTTKQIIWSLVILVVPVIGPAVYLLVADTEYEKKFKQIAVGGGLGVLVLVWVLSLISHI; the protein is encoded by the coding sequence ATGGAAACAACATTTGCAACCCCAAGTTTTTGGACATATTTTATCGGATCTTACGCGTATTACCTTCCCTTTGTTTTGACAATGGTTTGGGCACCATTGGCTTTGTTTGGACTATCTAAACAAAAAGGAATGGATACTACAAAACAAATCATTTGGTCTCTGGTGATTTTAGTAGTTCCTGTGATTGGGCCAGCAGTTTATTTGTTAGTTGCTGACACTGAGTATGAGAAAAAATTCAAACAAATAGCCGTCGGTGGTGGCCTAGGTGTTTTGGTTCTTGTTTGGGTTTTAAGTTTAATTTCTCACATCTAG
- a CDS encoding right-handed parallel beta-helix repeat-containing protein — MQKTKKILLGIFLTGFITFGMNHCNSEDPANSAFVHVTMMDNAFHPPVIRTFKGGKIRFVNEGNNPHNAISISKDWTTEKTFGNLAMFRGAHTDVFFPEEGVFPYFCSFHASPDGKIGMTGVAVIGDAAYNPQTNIAKSKISKKWSGVTRKVPSQYKTIQNAVDAASPGDLVLVAKGIYKEEVTVTTPSIVIRGEDRNETIIDGEFLRGNGIMVVGADGVAVENLTTRNATLNGVYWTGVKGYRGSYLTAYNNGDYGIYAFDSEDGLMEHSYASGSPDSGFYIGQCNPCNAIISDVISENNALGYSGTNSSGNLYLLSSIWRKNQLGIGPNTLDRELLPPQKQIVVKKNIVYDNNNTNAPSKKLEYPSIGNGIALLGALENLVEDNLVFNHNNYGILVTMNIDENIWISNNNVVRNNKVYHSGRGDIALSGPVNVGNCFEGNSYGVSSPPLLESLQSCSGLRYPHIGDMSSSIGLLALFVQANLREFVLGSYKNQPIPPAQSNMPKESLVTVVPAHDVFQTNKGLIDTAELPKLSQAEFDAATNKMYTSGWRVHFPGTLKTWYFHIMGYLLPFAIFAAWTGLAMLDRFSAKGAKLDFYFWLVLLVPFIGSLIYLYSKESKISRVVRNTVVIGGILLFLTILVYAGYAMTAVTEPSLT, encoded by the coding sequence ATGCAAAAGACAAAAAAGATTCTATTAGGAATCTTCCTTACGGGATTCATAACGTTTGGTATGAATCATTGTAATTCGGAAGATCCGGCCAATTCGGCATTTGTCCATGTCACGATGATGGACAATGCCTTTCACCCGCCTGTCATTCGCACATTCAAAGGTGGAAAAATTCGATTTGTGAACGAAGGAAACAATCCTCACAATGCCATTTCCATCTCCAAAGATTGGACAACAGAAAAAACATTTGGCAACTTAGCTATGTTCCGCGGTGCACATACCGATGTGTTTTTTCCTGAAGAAGGTGTGTTCCCTTACTTTTGTTCCTTCCATGCTTCCCCTGATGGTAAAATAGGAATGACTGGTGTTGCTGTGATTGGAGATGCCGCTTACAATCCACAAACAAATATTGCCAAATCAAAGATATCCAAGAAGTGGTCAGGGGTGACTCGAAAAGTTCCTTCTCAATACAAAACCATTCAAAATGCAGTTGATGCAGCATCTCCAGGGGATCTTGTGCTAGTTGCGAAAGGAATTTATAAAGAAGAAGTAACTGTTACCACTCCTTCGATTGTGATTCGTGGAGAAGATCGTAATGAAACCATCATTGATGGTGAGTTTTTACGTGGGAACGGAATTATGGTTGTTGGTGCTGACGGTGTGGCTGTTGAAAACCTTACCACCAGAAATGCAACACTCAATGGTGTTTATTGGACGGGTGTAAAAGGATATCGTGGGTCTTATCTAACTGCATACAATAACGGCGATTATGGTATTTATGCTTTTGATTCAGAAGATGGACTTATGGAACATTCGTATGCTTCTGGATCTCCTGATTCGGGATTTTACATTGGACAGTGTAATCCATGTAATGCGATCATAAGCGATGTAATTTCAGAGAACAATGCTCTTGGGTATTCGGGAACCAATTCAAGTGGAAACTTATATTTGTTATCTTCTATTTGGAGAAAAAACCAATTAGGAATTGGACCAAATACATTGGATCGTGAGTTACTTCCTCCACAAAAACAAATTGTAGTTAAAAAGAATATTGTTTATGATAATAACAATACGAATGCCCCTTCCAAAAAATTAGAATACCCATCCATTGGAAATGGTATCGCACTTCTTGGAGCACTTGAAAATCTTGTGGAAGACAATTTAGTTTTTAACCACAACAATTATGGTATTTTAGTCACCATGAATATCGACGAAAATATTTGGATCTCCAATAACAACGTCGTAAGAAACAACAAAGTATACCATTCCGGTCGTGGAGACATTGCTCTCAGTGGGCCTGTGAATGTGGGCAACTGTTTTGAAGGAAATTCTTATGGAGTTTCAAGTCCACCGCTATTAGAATCACTTCAGTCTTGTTCTGGGCTTCGTTATCCACATATAGGAGATATGTCGTCTAGTATTGGTTTACTAGCATTGTTTGTTCAGGCAAACCTTCGTGAATTTGTATTAGGTTCTTATAAAAACCAACCCATTCCTCCGGCACAATCCAATATGCCAAAGGAAAGTTTGGTTACTGTGGTTCCAGCACATGATGTTTTTCAAACAAACAAAGGTTTGATTGATACAGCAGAGCTACCGAAACTCAGCCAAGCGGAATTTGATGCTGCAACTAACAAAATGTATACTTCTGGTTGGAGAGTTCATTTCCCTGGAACATTAAAAACATGGTATTTCCATATCATGGGTTATTTGTTACCATTTGCAATTTTTGCCGCTTGGACAGGACTTGCCATGTTGGATCGATTCTCTGCTAAAGGTGCAAAACTAGATTTTTACTTTTGGTTAGTATTACTCGTTCCTTTTATTGGTTCTTTGATTTATTTATATTCTAAGGAATCTAAAATTTCACGAGTGGTTCGAAATACCGTGGTGATTGGTGGTATTTTACTTTTTCTAACAATACTAGTTTATGCTGGTTATGCGATGACGGCGGTAACGGAACCGTCTTTAACTTAA
- a CDS encoding TonB-dependent receptor plug domain-containing protein gives MKSAKFKLNNRIIFGIFLFCFGSPILAVSIRAKLINPKKEIAEKNLSVLIFETKKFSQTDAEGNITLDFPSPGDYTLRLLRDTGIQEIKITVGSSDEERTIYTEKKASAPRTGIVVEGEREKTIASRTKVRYEEIKRMPGTFGEALRALETLPGVIPNIGFGGGANGIIVRGANPNANTYLYDDLPILYPFHLDGLTSVIHNDLIKSIDLYSGAYPANFNNATGGVIEIETVDSVQKTKGAFQVSLWNTTAYAATPTSGGKGYLAIAGKLGYLDKTLGASGLLPEGIRLPRYNDSQIKYVHNFTPEHQIAFYNLSAQDNFAINLSSKPVNDPTASPLAVAGGANINFGQSFRTTALRYTWIPGDKFQNRITLINFDPIGEYNVGFGSIQGKQYQRGSYVGVRQDAYWTATRFLKVDFGTEVRRFSFRDYGTEVALRDPTNPAPNPYNTANPDFVGRPINIQGNTPYYNAYTTLHFKYGNFAFEPGVRYDYVQVTGNGALTPRATASYTFPEVGQGLTFYGSGGDVSRFPLTTNFNAETGNPDLRFERARKISAGIDQKIDQVWQVKMEVFKNNFTDTIIDDPYVSTPVGLNPDKGQWLTQPIVANRPLNYSNRATGWSHGYELLIRKNARPGTRDWFGWISYTWSQSFQNTNLYQVYEGDNSQVGGIERKILAAYFPNSKEQLAPWDRTHVANFIYGWRVSEGYQIGGRWSYLTSVPSRPVVGDDGGRFSNPLNGLTFWNPQYSNNPNSSEYGYVKRGTDFHRFDIRFDIFENYSWGYLNWYLEIVNVYMRKNKNGYDYDNSRPFSATNPRENDTFGTLQLPGGTVIPFFNVGMEVHF, from the coding sequence ATGAAATCAGCAAAATTCAAATTAAATAATCGTATCATATTTGGGATTTTTCTTTTTTGTTTCGGATCCCCAATTTTGGCTGTGAGTATTCGCGCCAAACTCATCAATCCGAAAAAAGAAATCGCAGAGAAAAATTTATCCGTTTTGATTTTTGAAACCAAAAAATTTTCACAAACGGATGCAGAAGGAAACATCACTCTTGATTTTCCATCTCCAGGTGATTACACCTTACGTTTATTACGTGATACAGGGATTCAAGAAATCAAAATTACTGTTGGATCTTCGGATGAAGAAAGAACCATTTATACAGAAAAAAAAGCAAGTGCTCCTAGAACGGGAATCGTAGTCGAAGGAGAAAGGGAAAAAACAATTGCTTCCAGAACAAAAGTTCGTTACGAAGAAATCAAAAGGATGCCAGGAACTTTTGGTGAGGCACTTCGTGCTTTGGAAACACTTCCCGGAGTCATTCCCAATATCGGCTTTGGTGGTGGTGCCAACGGAATCATCGTTCGTGGTGCCAATCCTAATGCCAACACCTACCTTTATGATGACCTCCCTATTTTATATCCATTCCACTTGGATGGATTAACATCAGTCATCCATAACGATTTAATCAAATCGATAGACTTATATTCCGGTGCATATCCAGCAAACTTCAATAATGCGACAGGTGGTGTTATTGAAATTGAAACAGTTGATTCAGTTCAAAAAACAAAAGGTGCTTTTCAAGTATCTTTATGGAATACCACTGCCTATGCAGCCACCCCCACTTCTGGAGGGAAAGGATATCTTGCTATTGCTGGAAAATTAGGTTATTTAGACAAAACCTTAGGTGCCTCCGGTTTATTGCCGGAAGGAATTCGTCTTCCACGTTATAACGATTCACAAATCAAATATGTTCACAACTTTACTCCAGAACATCAGATTGCTTTTTATAACTTATCCGCTCAGGATAACTTTGCAATTAACCTTTCCAGTAAACCAGTCAATGACCCCACAGCTTCACCACTAGCCGTTGCGGGAGGAGCCAATATAAACTTTGGGCAAAGTTTTAGAACCACTGCCCTTAGATATACTTGGATTCCTGGAGACAAGTTCCAAAACCGCATAACATTGATCAACTTTGATCCAATTGGCGAATACAATGTTGGGTTTGGATCCATCCAAGGAAAACAATACCAAAGAGGAAGTTACGTTGGTGTTCGTCAAGATGCGTATTGGACGGCAACACGATTTCTCAAGGTAGATTTTGGAACTGAGGTTCGACGATTTTCCTTTAGAGATTATGGAACAGAAGTGGCACTACGAGATCCAACCAATCCGGCACCTAACCCATACAATACGGCAAATCCAGATTTTGTTGGCCGACCAATTAACATACAAGGAAATACTCCTTATTACAATGCATATACAACATTACATTTTAAATATGGAAACTTTGCATTTGAACCAGGTGTACGTTATGACTATGTTCAAGTCACTGGTAATGGAGCATTAACTCCAAGAGCAACTGCTTCCTATACATTCCCTGAAGTAGGACAAGGACTTACTTTTTATGGAAGTGGTGGAGATGTTTCCAGATTTCCTCTCACAACCAACTTCAATGCGGAAACAGGAAACCCTGATTTACGTTTTGAAAGAGCAAGGAAAATCAGTGCGGGGATTGATCAAAAAATTGATCAAGTCTGGCAGGTGAAAATGGAAGTATTTAAAAACAATTTCACTGATACCATCATTGATGATCCTTATGTTTCTACTCCTGTTGGTTTAAACCCAGATAAGGGACAATGGTTAACACAACCAATTGTCGCCAATCGTCCGTTAAACTATTCAAACAGAGCAACCGGTTGGTCACATGGATATGAACTATTAATTCGAAAAAATGCACGCCCAGGAACAAGAGACTGGTTCGGTTGGATTTCATATACTTGGTCACAGTCATTTCAAAACACAAACTTATACCAAGTTTACGAAGGTGATAATTCACAAGTTGGCGGTATTGAGAGAAAAATTTTAGCAGCATATTTTCCCAACTCAAAAGAACAACTAGCTCCTTGGGATAGAACCCATGTTGCCAATTTTATTTATGGATGGAGAGTTAGCGAAGGATACCAAATTGGTGGTCGTTGGAGTTATTTAACATCAGTGCCTTCTAGACCTGTTGTCGGAGATGACGGTGGTAGATTTTCAAATCCACTCAATGGACTCACTTTTTGGAATCCACAATACTCTAATAATCCAAACTCTTCCGAGTATGGATACGTAAAACGCGGAACAGATTTTCATAGGTTCGACATTCGTTTTGATATATTTGAAAACTATTCTTGGGGATACCTGAACTGGTATTTAGAAATCGTAAACGTTTATATGAGAAAAAACAAAAACGGATACGATTATGATAACTCAAGACCATTTTCAGCAACGAACCCTAGAGAAAATGATACTTTTGGAACCTTACAACTTCCAGGTGGAACCGTAATTCCTTTCTTTAACGTTGGTATGGAGGTACACTTCTAA
- a CDS encoding ExbD/TolR family protein: MAGASGSQDEEIGSINITPMVDVILVLLVIFMVTANFLKKESLNINLPKVQAADPNVAESVQVAITKTGALLLEGKDTDVSGLVRNLEREAKIRPNMRLTLSADESLPYGKITELMGIIRKAGVTKIALSVKK; the protein is encoded by the coding sequence ATGGCTGGAGCATCAGGTTCTCAAGACGAAGAAATTGGAAGTATAAACATCACCCCGATGGTGGATGTGATTTTAGTACTTCTTGTCATTTTTATGGTAACGGCAAACTTTCTAAAAAAAGAAAGTTTAAACATCAATTTGCCAAAAGTACAAGCTGCTGACCCGAACGTTGCCGAGTCAGTACAAGTTGCAATCACCAAAACAGGTGCTCTCCTTTTAGAAGGAAAAGATACTGACGTTTCTGGTTTAGTTCGAAATCTCGAAAGAGAAGCTAAAATCAGACCAAACATGCGTTTAACGTTATCTGCAGACGAAAGTCTTCCTTATGGAAAAATTACGGAGCTGATGGGAATCATCCGAAAAGCGGGTGTTACGAAAATTGCCCTCAGTGTAAAAAAATGA
- a CDS encoding multicopper oxidase domain-containing protein produces the protein MDRKSFLTTLGFGITGLVGSLFGSIKFNSRNSEEICGPSDSTSSGAVNFGVVTTPTVSDNYQNSIGAGGSLRGTNTYGSMAHPPFFIKEEYTERFYYPPNYKNTNSRVKDFNLNLFPLSMNIAHNVNYPAWTFDGLVPGPVLRANLGDTLRIHVKNSSPDPHSLHFHGTHDPMEDGWEPIPAFGERTYQIEAGPVGLHPYHCHVPPLMVHTAKGLYGALLVDPPTKRPPAHEFVLTFSGWDTKGKGRNDYYTWNGIAGIYDRYPMKVPVGERVRFYIQNMMEREPIITFHLHAQTFDIIRSLGTTVPDGHSDVVSIGQTERVVIEFVLKKKGRYMFHPHQTHMAENGGMGWIVAV, from the coding sequence ATGGATCGGAAGAGTTTTTTAACAACATTAGGATTTGGAATTACGGGACTTGTTGGATCTCTTTTTGGATCCATAAAATTCAATTCTCGTAACTCTGAGGAAATTTGTGGACCTTCCGATTCTACTTCTTCCGGTGCTGTAAACTTCGGAGTGGTGACCACTCCCACAGTCAGTGATAATTACCAAAATTCGATTGGTGCCGGTGGGAGTTTACGAGGAACCAATACTTACGGAAGTATGGCCCACCCACCATTTTTCATCAAAGAAGAATATACTGAAAGATTTTACTATCCACCTAACTATAAAAATACGAATTCAAGGGTGAAAGATTTTAATCTCAATCTTTTTCCTTTGAGTATGAATATTGCTCATAATGTAAATTATCCTGCATGGACATTTGATGGTTTAGTTCCAGGCCCTGTGCTTCGTGCCAACTTAGGTGATACACTTCGAATCCATGTTAAAAATTCGAGTCCTGATCCTCACTCTTTACATTTTCATGGAACCCATGACCCTATGGAAGATGGTTGGGAACCGATTCCTGCTTTTGGAGAAAGAACATATCAGATAGAAGCAGGGCCTGTAGGCCTTCATCCTTACCATTGCCATGTTCCACCACTGATGGTTCATACCGCCAAAGGATTGTATGGTGCTCTACTTGTAGATCCTCCTACTAAAAGACCACCTGCTCATGAATTTGTTCTGACATTTTCTGGATGGGATACAAAAGGTAAAGGTCGAAACGATTATTATACATGGAATGGAATTGCAGGAATTTATGATCGTTATCCGATGAAAGTTCCTGTGGGGGAACGCGTTCGGTTTTATATCCAGAATATGATGGAAAGAGAACCCATCATTACCTTCCATTTACATGCTCAAACATTTGATATCATTCGGAGTTTAGGAACAACGGTTCCTGATGGACATTCGGATGTTGTTTCCATTGGTCAAACGGAACGTGTTGTGATTGAGTTTGTGCTTAAGAAAAAAGGTCGTTATATGTTCCATCCACACCAAACACATATGGCTGAAAATGGAGGAATGGGTTGGATTGTCGCCGTATAA
- a CDS encoding SCO family protein, whose amino-acid sequence MSLGFCCKSKEDTIKEEWKHLSFIRPDGSVLEPKFWSEKKSVLYFGFSHCPDMCPLALTNFGRASLILGEKSNRFRFIFVTLDPERDSPSTLKNYIQNFPGKNLTALSPNAESLIKLTDLFGIVREKVGTGNNYRIDHSNFIYVLDEDLNTLANFPGGVSANALATKLRELVEL is encoded by the coding sequence ATGAGTTTGGGTTTCTGTTGTAAATCCAAAGAAGATACAATCAAAGAAGAGTGGAAACATCTATCATTTATAAGACCAGATGGAAGCGTACTTGAACCTAAATTTTGGTCTGAAAAAAAATCAGTTTTATATTTTGGGTTTTCTCATTGCCCCGATATGTGTCCTTTGGCTTTGACAAACTTTGGAAGGGCCTCGTTGATACTCGGTGAAAAATCAAATCGGTTCCGATTTATTTTTGTTACCTTAGATCCGGAAAGAGATTCTCCCTCTACTTTAAAAAACTACATTCAAAACTTCCCTGGTAAAAATTTAACTGCACTTTCTCCCAATGCCGAGTCTTTAATCAAACTAACAGATTTGTTTGGTATTGTCAGAGAAAAAGTAGGGACTGGAAATAATTACCGAATTGATCATTCAAATTTTATTTATGTGTTAGATGAAGACTTAAATACTTTGGCAAATTTTCCGGGTGGAGTTTCTGCCAATGCCTTAGCAACCAAACTTAGGGAACTTGTTGAACTTTAG
- a CDS encoding sensor histidine kinase gives MKDGFAKLIDTPLLSISIFILVLIASLITISYNIVSPQDNTMVNYSFAENGDYFIGDIPAKEDGEYDFPKMKKVFWQSSAGWISTDELLKIANSEFIWVRTPALSVENHSELFILLQHQGAVFEVFTDTGQSFFKFGDFNDPKSVPHVFDSKFSWIQIPLVESEYYYIRLYHNRSFLFSIPVMEQIAGNRDSVFRKFAINNFTYIFIHAFFFMIGFICVLVYFIEFKKRYDLVLDFAIFCLLFGVFGLSSNSFLQYIFDNQKPLIILNVISSNFIFIPMISGLRRLFTNIKIPILPILIYINLFIALSSTIFTFSLPFSDSIYLAFLEMLPFIMGLSVFIILMNISGSIFASYSAWKAGNIVAKGHFIGFCITLLLVIIEIYFSFTDQFGVSRVVFWGVLFGVISQGFALERAIFANRQRAQVYKEDLLKAEKSLKESQLKTLQTKMSPHYLFNSLNTIHALHKIKPELIGDAILSLANNYRFISDRTDRDWIPFDEEWNFLEDYLHLQKLRFYDTIKIDFKKSGDFSSVILPPLLLQPIIENSFKHGFRGSAEEQFQLFIHAKMIRDSVFSFVVYDNGIGIPEELLADKTKLLERSLGNIKERLRNLYSEFNFEVTRNFPEGARTEIEIILTSKVQQVP, from the coding sequence ATGAAGGATGGATTTGCTAAACTTATTGATACACCACTACTATCAATTAGCATATTCATCCTTGTTTTGATCGCTTCTCTAATAACGATTTCTTATAATATAGTAAGTCCCCAAGACAACACAATGGTAAATTATTCATTCGCTGAGAATGGAGATTATTTTATTGGCGATATACCTGCAAAGGAAGATGGGGAATATGATTTTCCAAAAATGAAAAAGGTTTTTTGGCAGTCTAGTGCTGGCTGGATCAGCACAGATGAACTGCTTAAAATTGCTAATAGTGAATTTATTTGGGTTAGAACTCCTGCTCTCTCCGTTGAAAATCACTCCGAACTTTTTATACTTTTACAGCACCAGGGAGCAGTATTCGAAGTTTTTACGGATACTGGTCAAAGCTTTTTCAAATTTGGCGATTTCAATGACCCAAAATCTGTCCCACATGTCTTTGATTCGAAGTTCAGTTGGATTCAAATTCCATTAGTGGAAAGTGAGTATTACTATATTCGACTATATCACAATAGGAGTTTTCTATTTTCCATACCAGTAATGGAACAAATAGCAGGTAATCGCGATTCGGTTTTCCGAAAATTTGCCATCAACAATTTCACATATATATTTATTCATGCGTTCTTCTTTATGATAGGTTTTATATGTGTATTAGTCTATTTCATTGAATTCAAAAAAAGATACGATCTAGTTTTAGATTTTGCCATATTCTGTTTATTGTTTGGTGTTTTTGGATTAAGTTCAAATAGTTTTTTGCAATATATTTTTGATAACCAAAAACCGCTTATAATTCTTAATGTTATTTCCAGTAACTTTATATTTATTCCCATGATATCTGGATTACGCAGATTATTTACGAATATTAAAATCCCTATACTACCAATATTAATATATATCAATTTATTTATCGCCTTGAGTTCGACTATTTTTACATTTAGCCTACCATTCTCAGATTCTATTTATCTAGCATTTTTAGAAATGCTTCCTTTCATTATGGGATTAAGTGTCTTTATTATCTTAATGAATATTTCAGGTTCAATCTTCGCATCATATTCAGCTTGGAAAGCAGGAAACATAGTAGCAAAAGGACACTTTATCGGATTTTGTATCACGTTATTACTTGTCATAATAGAAATATATTTTTCATTCACTGATCAATTTGGAGTTAGTCGAGTTGTTTTTTGGGGTGTTCTTTTCGGTGTTATCTCCCAAGGCTTTGCATTGGAACGTGCTATATTTGCCAACAGGCAAAGAGCACAAGTATACAAAGAAGATTTATTAAAAGCTGAAAAATCGCTAAAGGAAAGCCAACTCAAAACACTCCAAACAAAAATGAGCCCGCATTATTTGTTTAATTCTTTAAACACGATCCACGCACTCCATAAAATTAAACCAGAGTTAATCGGTGATGCAATACTAAGCCTTGCAAATAATTATCGATTTATCTCCGATAGAACCGATAGAGACTGGATTCCTTTTGATGAGGAATGGAATTTTTTAGAAGATTATCTCCATCTACAAAAATTACGATTCTACGATACAATCAAAATTGATTTTAAAAAATCTGGAGATTTTTCTTCGGTGATCCTTCCACCATTATTACTCCAACCCATTATAGAAAATTCATTTAAACATGGATTCAGAGGTTCTGCAGAAGAGCAGTTCCAACTTTTCATTCATGCAAAGATGATCCGAGATTCTGTTTTTAGTTTTGTGGTTTATGATAATGGCATTGGAATTCCAGAAGAATTACTTGCTGACAAAACAAAACTCCTCGAAAGATCTCTTGGAAATATCAAAGAACGACTAAGGAATTTATACTCAGAGTTTAATTTTGAAGTGACGCGAAATTTTCCAGAAGGTGCAAGAACAGAAATAGAAATTATACTAACTTCTAAAGTTCAACAAGTTCCCTAA
- a CDS encoding LIC20211 family lipoprotein: MKHLVKIITLLIFSIALVNCASSSVGIATSNKPIPNTPYETAKTVEKTFTWYAVDLIILGFPITEPPVTDLYERIMEEESGDALVNIRYWNDKSIFGPITRFRFSVKGDLVRFPSQSTTKNKR; the protein is encoded by the coding sequence ATGAAACATTTAGTAAAAATAATAACCCTTCTCATTTTCTCTATCGCATTAGTTAATTGTGCCTCCTCCTCCGTTGGAATTGCGACAAGCAACAAACCAATCCCAAACACTCCTTACGAAACTGCGAAAACTGTAGAGAAAACTTTTACATGGTATGCCGTTGATCTCATCATTCTAGGATTTCCAATTACCGAGCCACCTGTTACTGATTTATACGAAAGAATTATGGAAGAAGAATCCGGTGATGCACTCGTTAACATTCGTTATTGGAATGACAAATCAATCTTTGGGCCTATCACAAGATTTAGATTTAGCGTAAAAGGTGATTTGGTTCGTTTCCCGTCACAATCGACTACTAAAAACAAAAGATAG